TCATAGGCGATACGCATTATCGTGTGCTTTTTTATTATACACAAGCACACGATGTTTGTCAATACCGTTTTATATTTATTTTTAAAGCTTATTTGATAATATCAGTTCTCGCTTAGCGGTATATATCGCGACCGATTTTTCAACCACGAAAACCCATATAAATTCCGACATACAAAAAACCGAAGGTTTAATTTCCCTCCGGCTTTAGCTTTGTAACTATTCTATTGATTTTCAAACACTGTAATCAAAAATCGCAATTTATAAAAATGGCTTTGGTATATGGACTTTTCTCACAATTACGAGCGTAAACGCAATTTCGAATGCAATTGTATGTAATGAAAATGAATAATAACCGTGCGTGGAATGAACGGTCAGGCGCTTACAGAATGACGGGCTTTCTGTATTTTTATAACTCCATCGTCCAACAGCTTAACAAATTCCATTGCAAGCTCAGGATCGAACTGCTTTCCCGCGCCGGCGCATATCTGCTGTGAAGCATATTCCAGTGTGTATTCTTTTTTATAGGATCGGATGGATGTCATCGCGTCAAACGCGTCCGCAATGGCAAGACATCTTGCTCCGACAGGTATTTCCTTGCCCTTCAGCTTCCTTGGATAACCGGTTCCGTCCCAACGCTCATGGTGACCGATAACAACAGGTATCACATAATCGAGGCTTGGAAGATGACGAACAATCGCTATTGAATGCTCAACGTGTGTTTTCATTATTTCATATTCTTCATTGTTCAGCATTCCCGGCTTACTGAGAATATGCTCCGGTATTGCGATTTTACCGATGTCATGAAGAAGCGCGGCTTCGTTTATCAATTGAATATGTTCGGGATCGAGGTTTATCGCGCGGGCAAGCGCGGTTGCGTAATAGGCGACATTCTGGCTGTGATTGAACGTATAATGATCCTTTGCGTCTATCGCGGCCGTCAAAGCGTATATCGTCGGTGCGAAGTCATCGTAATTACCAGTGACGAGTCTGTTCTCTTTTCCTTTAACATCGGATAATGTGAGCTCCTGTCTTGAATACACGACGGTCTTATCCTTGCCCGTGCGCTTGGCATTGTAAACAGCCATATCGGTGTATTGTATAAGCTCGTCTACATTCGAAGCGCTGAAAGGAATTGTACAAATGCCGCAGCTGAAAGTAAGTGTTTTAAGTCTGGCGGAGCCGTCGGCGGAATCGGTGGCGGAAATCTGTGCGCGTATCTGTTCGGCAATCGAATAAGCTCTGTGAGTATCCGCGTTGGGAAGACATACCGCAAATTCTTTCCCGCCGTAACGACCGGAAATTCCCGAAGCTCCGACTGTCGAAGATATGATTTCCGCAACGCGGACAAGCGCAAGGTCGCCTTCATGAGAGCCGTAAAGCTGATTATACAGCTTAAAATCGTCAAGATTCAGAAAAATGAGCGAAAGCAACGAGTTCTTGCATTCCTCATATTTTTCGTTCAGCTTTTCCATAAAACAGCGGCGATTAAGCAGCCCGGTGAGATAATCCGTGCACGCGTCCTTCAATGCCTGCTCATATAGCTTTGCATTTTTTATCGCGACAGAAGCAATGGACGATACGGATTCCAGGAAAGATATATCGTCATATGTGTAATCTGTTCCTTTTGTCTTTGAGCTTATCATTATAATACCGATTAGCTCGTTGTCTTTTTTTAATGACAGCATGGCGGCAATCCCGAGATCGGAAAGCAGCTTTTTCTCGCTGTCCCACATTGATTTATAAACCGAAGATCGTTTAAAGTCATGCAGGATCAATGCTTTGTCATGGTCTCTGAGCCATCCCACACATGGGTTATCCACAGAAAGCATAAAGCTTTTTATATCGAGCGGAGTGGTTGAGCATGTTGTGGCGAAAGAAGCGCGATCAGCTGTTTCCAGGCACACATAAACCTTTCTGACGTTTATTCCGTTGATAATTACACCGACCATAAGCTCGGATATTTCGGAAAGATTCAAGCTTCGGGAAACAAGCAGTGAGAAATCTCTCAGCTGTTGAGACTGAACCTGTTCGTCGCGCAGGAATAGATTGTTTAATATACGATGTAGCCCGAAATATGTCACCATTATAATTACGGCAAAGACAATCGAAATCACCAATGTCTTGTTGTTTTCAAACATCGGAAGATAGTCTGAAACAAACTTTTCCATCGGACGAATCAAATATGCGGATAGAGCGGAGCCGAGCACCATGGCCATAAGTAAAACCACACCGCGCGAAACGAGCAGAGTCATTCTAAAAAGGCGTTTGCGGTAAAGCGAATAGAACATACAGAGAGCAAAAGCCGCGCCGGAAAGGGTGTCCCAAGGGAAATAATTATTTTTGATTATCGAAAGCAGATTGCCGACGACAAGAAGCGGAAGCCCCCATATTATAGGTATGAGACTTGAAATCGTAATGTCATTTTTCTTTATTCCGTTTATGACAGTCATCACACCGCAAAATAAAATGAATATGATCAAAAGAGTCGGTACCGCGATACGCCACGTCATAGTGTATTCAAAAATTTTATTGCCGTCTTTTTCAACAAGTATGGGAACATCGAGGAAAAATTCAAAATGAGTAAACACCAGCATCAGTATTGTGCCAGAGCATAAAGTAAACCACATGAACCTGTCTTTTGATTCGACAAAATTATACATAAAGTTGAAAACAAGAAACGGAGCGGCAAACAGCGCCAGCAGCGATACCTCATACCAGAATCTATATCCAGGAGCCACAAAAAGGCGCATAAACATAGATCCGCCTATCCATAACGCAAAGCATACGAGCAGAAGGACAAATGATCTGATCAGCTTGTTCTTTTTTGCGGAAAGCAATGCTATCAGCAAGAACATATACATGGATACCGCAATAATGGGTATCCATACATACGGTATGGTATCGTTCATTAGCCTCCTCCTTTTCTTCCTGTATCATTTGATCCCAGCTTTTCAAATTCGAGCAGATCCGATATATCCAGTGAAGCCGGATTGATGCGGCGGATCGGCTTTCTGCGGTATTCGGTATATTTTTCAAATGTGCCGCATTTGATAATTGTAATCTGAAGCGGTTCGATGCCGAGCATCTTTTTGAGATCGTGGTAATCGGTATCGAAGTATTTAAAATATGTTTCGAGGTGTTCTTTTAATAATCCGGCTGAAACCGCAATAGCCGCAAGGCGTGATTCGTCAATTTCCGCATACAAATGCATAAATGGACGTTTTTGTGAATCATACTCTTTTTTAGCTGTCCAATCAGAAACGGCGACGCCTGACAGTCTTATGACATCAGATATTGATGCCTCGGTTATCCGAGTGAATCCCGCGATATCGATTACGTCGGGAACTCTGTCAATGTATACGAGCCTCGGCAGAGATGTATCCGGATCGCCCGAGCTTCCGACGCAGCGGAACATGTCGCCCACTCTGTATCTCATAAAAGCTCCGCCCTTGAGAACGGAAATAACAAGCTCATATATACCGCCCTCACAAAGCTCGTTTAATAAAACCGTGCGCGGTTCATACGATTTGTCGTCGATGTTTTTATATACCTCGGCTTCCGGTATAAACTCGTAAAAGCAGGTGTCAGGGAAAAAAACCATTCCGTTTCTCGCGGGCGTTTCCGTTCCGATTATGGACGGCTCGGTTCCGGCGAAAATTTCAAGTGGCTTCACGCCCCATTCATCAGCAAGGAAGCTCTTGTATGAAGCGGTGTCCGTACCGGCGCACACCAGTGATTTAAGGCTGAACAGATCTCTGGGCTTAATGTCACGAGATTCCTTCTGCGAAATATATTTCGCGTGTATAAATCGGAACAGCATCTTCGGAGACATTTTAGTTATTTTTTTCAGCAATCCGCTTCCTGTCGAACCGCTTTTCAACATGGATGAAAAATTAACGGTTACGTAATGAATAACGCTGGACATTCCGAAAAAAACGTCTATGCCCTTTTGCATGCCCATCTTAAAGCCGAGTCTGTTTCGTTCGCCAAATGACATTTTCAACGCCTCTGAAACCGGCGGTAAAAAATTAAACTCTATCTCTTCTTTAAATACATGAGGGAACAGTCCCGTCACATACGGCAGCGGGGCGAGACCGAACAGCACCCGGTCTCCGTTTTTCAGGCGTGTGCGCTTATTTGAATCCGCCGAGGAAATCGTCGAAACGCTCATCAGGTTGTTTTTAAAAACTTCAAGCATTGCAGCCGTGTACGGAGCAAGCTTTATCTGGTGCTTTCCGCCTTCCCATGTGGTTTGCAGCCAAATCACCGGCTCGGCCGGGAGCATATCCGAACGCTTCGCGAGGAGAATATCCGCATAATTATAATAATCGGTCAGCGGACATTTTTTCCGGAATTCATCAACGGTCATATTTTGCGTAAAAGAACCGGGAATTATCTCCTTCGCTATTCCGCTTTTCAACCATGCGGAAATCTGTTCTTCAAACAGCCTGTATTGGATACGCATGTATTCATCGATAGAAAGACCCAAAAAATTGCAATATTCGTACCATATCTCATTTTTTTGATTTTTTTGAACACGCTGACCGTAATTCATCGCGGTTTTCCCCCTCTCCGCTTAAATTGATTGTCTTTATAAAACTGTATGCACTTGCCGAGTGAAGCTTTGTTCGGTATGATAAAAGGAACCTCGACACGATATGAACCGTAATCCTCATACAGCTTTGGAAAAAAACATCTGTCCTGAACAAAAACATAAATTGTATTCAGAGCCGTAAAAGCCGCGCCGGCAATCAAAAGCGAAGGCTTTGAAAGAGAAGCTGACGTGAAAACGTAAAAGGCAAAAAGCAGAACCACCCCGGGATGGCGGCACGCGCCATATACACCGGTTCTGCATAACGCGTTCTTTGATCCGCCGACATATGCTCCCCCAAAATCGAAAGCAAAAAAAAGCGTGAATATCAAAAGCGCGAGTGAAAGCATCGCAAGAATCCCGAAGATCGCCGCAGCAGCGGGAATAAGTCCGTAATACAACGGATCTTTACCGAAAACGAGCGCCGCAGACGCAGCGGTGATGAGTATACACCCGATTAAAAAGAACGAACGTGGCAGTTTTCTGTTCTTTGTGATCTGGTTGTAATCATAAAACAGAAAAAGCGGAAACGCGAGGCATCCAAGGCATGTTATCATGGCAGTAATCACAATCATCCGGAAATATAGATATATCAATGTTTATTTTCTCTTGCAAGCAATGCGGTTCAGAGCGTCCATGGCTCAAATTATTAAAGCGAGTATAATCATCGTTTTATAGGAAATCCATTTACCAGTGTTTTTCTCTTAAAACGGTTATTGTATTATAATGTTAATAAACATCAAATAAATAACTGTGATTCTTAGATTTGCCGTGCGATGCACAATTGTCTTATTAAGCGTGATTATTCTATTGCTCATTAATAAACTAAAGCTTTGATAATACCAAAGTAATCAATTTATAATTATAACTATATGTAAATAAATTACAGGAATTGTTGTTTGGCAACAATTCGCAATTTTTCCCTATATTATATATTATAACACATTTCATACGATATTTCAACATAATTTTTAATAAGCTTGGAATAAATTTTTACATTATATTTACAATTAAAGTAGAACAGCAAATGCAAAATTATAGTATAAAAAGTCGCTTAATATCTAAAAGTTAATTTATATTACAGTATTGTTACAAACATTGACATTATTTTCAATATATGGTATATTTATCG
The sequence above is a segment of the Oscillospiraceae bacterium genome. Coding sequences within it:
- a CDS encoding diguanylate cyclase — its product is MNDTIPYVWIPIIAVSMYMFLLIALLSAKKNKLIRSFVLLLVCFALWIGGSMFMRLFVAPGYRFWYEVSLLALFAAPFLVFNFMYNFVESKDRFMWFTLCSGTILMLVFTHFEFFLDVPILVEKDGNKIFEYTMTWRIAVPTLLIIFILFCGVMTVINGIKKNDITISSLIPIIWGLPLLVVGNLLSIIKNNYFPWDTLSGAAFALCMFYSLYRKRLFRMTLLVSRGVVLLMAMVLGSALSAYLIRPMEKFVSDYLPMFENNKTLVISIVFAVIIMVTYFGLHRILNNLFLRDEQVQSQQLRDFSLLVSRSLNLSEISELMVGVIINGINVRKVYVCLETADRASFATTCSTTPLDIKSFMLSVDNPCVGWLRDHDKALILHDFKRSSVYKSMWDSEKKLLSDLGIAAMLSLKKDNELIGIIMISSKTKGTDYTYDDISFLESVSSIASVAIKNAKLYEQALKDACTDYLTGLLNRRCFMEKLNEKYEECKNSLLSLIFLNLDDFKLYNQLYGSHEGDLALVRVAEIISSTVGASGISGRYGGKEFAVCLPNADTHRAYSIAEQIRAQISATDSADGSARLKTLTFSCGICTIPFSASNVDELIQYTDMAVYNAKRTGKDKTVVYSRQELTLSDVKGKENRLVTGNYDDFAPTIYALTAAIDAKDHYTFNHSQNVAYYATALARAINLDPEHIQLINEAALLHDIGKIAIPEHILSKPGMLNNEEYEIMKTHVEHSIAIVRHLPSLDYVIPVVIGHHERWDGTGYPRKLKGKEIPVGARCLAIADAFDAMTSIRSYKKEYTLEYASQQICAGAGKQFDPELAMEFVKLLDDGVIKIQKARHSVSA
- a CDS encoding GH3 auxin-responsive promoter family protein produces the protein MNYGQRVQKNQKNEIWYEYCNFLGLSIDEYMRIQYRLFEEQISAWLKSGIAKEIIPGSFTQNMTVDEFRKKCPLTDYYNYADILLAKRSDMLPAEPVIWLQTTWEGGKHQIKLAPYTAAMLEVFKNNLMSVSTISSADSNKRTRLKNGDRVLFGLAPLPYVTGLFPHVFKEEIEFNFLPPVSEALKMSFGERNRLGFKMGMQKGIDVFFGMSSVIHYVTVNFSSMLKSGSTGSGLLKKITKMSPKMLFRFIHAKYISQKESRDIKPRDLFSLKSLVCAGTDTASYKSFLADEWGVKPLEIFAGTEPSIIGTETPARNGMVFFPDTCFYEFIPEAEVYKNIDDKSYEPRTVLLNELCEGGIYELVISVLKGGAFMRYRVGDMFRCVGSSGDPDTSLPRLVYIDRVPDVIDIAGFTRITEASISDVIRLSGVAVSDWTAKKEYDSQKRPFMHLYAEIDESRLAAIAVSAGLLKEHLETYFKYFDTDYHDLKKMLGIEPLQITIIKCGTFEKYTEYRRKPIRRINPASLDISDLLEFEKLGSNDTGRKGGG